Proteins co-encoded in one Streptomyces roseochromogenus subsp. oscitans DS 12.976 genomic window:
- a CDS encoding MFS transporter: MKHVVTADRRGVRGGGASRVGGAVRSVGRALHFPVTGAARGIRKATHAHGAGESGLGKLIELHAVNGAGDVMITVALASTVFFSVPTAEARGRVALYLAITMAPFTVLAPVIGPLLDRLPHGRRAAMAGAMLARALLALVISGAVASGSLELYPAALGVLVASKAYGVVRSAVVPRLLPPRFSLVKANSRVTLAGLLATGVAAPVAAGLHKAGDPWPLYGAFVIFVGGTLLSFSLPPKVDSAKGEDRALLAADERHLHGPQRRKEQVRRPGLRTVGPAVTHALGANSALRCLSGFLIFFLAFLLREHPLTGESAAVSLGIVGVAAGVGNALGTAVGAWLRSRAPEIIIVTVVAVVLGTAIVAALFFGAFLVACLAAVAGFAQALAKLALDALIQRDVPELVRTSAFARSETLLQMAWVFGGAVGIVLPLDGTVGLLIGAAFVAVGWLTTLKGLLASARHGSRPHPRVA; encoded by the coding sequence ATGAAGCACGTGGTGACCGCGGACAGGCGTGGTGTTCGGGGTGGCGGTGCGAGCCGGGTCGGCGGCGCGGTCCGCTCCGTCGGGCGTGCCCTGCACTTTCCCGTCACCGGAGCCGCGCGGGGCATCCGCAAGGCCACGCACGCGCATGGCGCGGGCGAGTCGGGGCTGGGCAAGCTGATCGAGCTGCACGCGGTGAACGGCGCCGGCGATGTCATGATCACCGTGGCGCTCGCCTCCACGGTGTTCTTCTCGGTGCCGACGGCTGAGGCCCGTGGCCGGGTCGCGCTGTACCTCGCCATCACGATGGCGCCCTTCACCGTCCTCGCCCCGGTCATCGGGCCCCTCCTGGACCGGCTGCCGCACGGGCGGCGCGCCGCGATGGCCGGGGCCATGCTGGCCCGTGCACTGCTCGCGCTCGTGATCTCGGGCGCCGTGGCGAGCGGCAGCCTGGAGCTGTATCCCGCCGCGCTGGGAGTGCTGGTCGCGTCGAAGGCGTACGGGGTGGTCCGCAGTGCGGTCGTACCGCGGCTGCTGCCGCCCCGGTTCTCGCTGGTGAAGGCCAACTCGCGGGTCACCCTGGCCGGGCTGCTGGCCACCGGTGTCGCCGCGCCGGTGGCGGCGGGGCTGCACAAGGCCGGCGATCCCTGGCCGCTGTACGGCGCTTTCGTGATCTTCGTCGGGGGAACGCTCCTGTCCTTCTCGCTGCCGCCCAAGGTGGATTCGGCCAAGGGCGAGGACAGGGCGCTGCTCGCGGCCGACGAGCGGCATCTGCACGGGCCGCAGCGCCGGAAGGAGCAGGTGAGACGGCCGGGGCTGCGGACCGTGGGGCCCGCCGTCACCCATGCGCTCGGCGCCAACTCGGCCCTGCGCTGTCTGTCCGGCTTCCTGATCTTCTTCCTGGCCTTCCTGCTGCGCGAGCATCCGCTGACCGGGGAGAGCGCGGCGGTCTCGCTCGGGATAGTGGGTGTCGCCGCGGGGGTGGGCAACGCGCTGGGCACGGCGGTCGGGGCCTGGCTGAGATCACGCGCCCCGGAGATCATCATCGTGACGGTCGTCGCGGTGGTGCTCGGTACGGCGATCGTCGCCGCCCTGTTCTTCGGGGCGTTCCTGGTGGCCTGTCTGGCCGCCGTCGCCGGGTTCGCCCAGGCGCTGGCCAAGCTGGCGCTGGACGCGCTGATCCAGCGGGACGTGCCGGAGCTGGTGCGCACCTCGGCGTTCGCCCGCTCGGAGACGCTGCTGCAGATGGCGTGGGTGTTCGGCGGCGCCGTCGGCATCGTGTTGCCGCTCGACGGGACCGTCGGCCTGCTGATCGGCGCGGCGTTCGTAGCCGTCGGCTGGCTGACCACGCTGAAGGGCCTGCTCGCCTCGGCCCGCCACGGCAGCCGCCCCCACCCTCGCGTGGCTTGA
- a CDS encoding DUF3027 domain-containing protein: MSAATTRSRTPDRLCAEAVDLARGAAEEAAAPGVVGEHAGLVSEGDRVVTHFFECKEPGYRGWRWAVTVARASRAKIVTLDEVVLLPGPDALLAPEWVPWSERLRPGDLGPGDLLPTDQEDLRLEPGYTGEEEPLPSSAVSHEMAELAEAEDADVTPGTPAAQPTVPTRGSIAAVAEELGMRRARVLSRYGLHVAADRWEESYGARTAMAQAAPATCLTCGFLNPIGGSLGQAFGVCANEFSPADGRVVSLAYGCGGHSEAAVMPKPPQPAAPVIDETRVDPFPLRPARGAGSVPETGDDETAELGHS, encoded by the coding sequence GTGAGCGCAGCGACAACGCGAAGCCGCACCCCCGACCGTCTGTGCGCCGAGGCGGTCGATCTCGCCCGCGGTGCCGCCGAGGAGGCCGCCGCGCCCGGCGTGGTCGGCGAACACGCCGGCCTGGTGTCCGAGGGCGACCGCGTTGTGACGCACTTCTTCGAGTGCAAGGAGCCGGGCTACCGCGGCTGGCGCTGGGCGGTGACCGTGGCCCGCGCCTCCCGCGCCAAGATCGTCACGCTCGACGAGGTGGTCCTCCTCCCCGGCCCCGACGCCCTGCTCGCCCCCGAGTGGGTCCCATGGAGCGAACGGCTGCGCCCCGGCGACCTCGGCCCCGGCGATCTGCTCCCCACCGACCAGGAGGACCTGCGCCTGGAGCCCGGCTACACCGGCGAGGAGGAGCCGCTGCCGAGCTCGGCGGTCTCGCACGAGATGGCGGAACTGGCGGAGGCGGAGGACGCCGACGTCACCCCCGGCACCCCGGCCGCCCAGCCCACGGTCCCCACCCGGGGTTCGATCGCGGCGGTCGCCGAGGAACTGGGCATGCGCCGCGCCCGAGTCCTCTCCCGCTACGGCCTCCATGTCGCGGCGGACCGCTGGGAGGAGTCGTACGGCGCCCGGACCGCGATGGCCCAGGCCGCCCCGGCGACCTGTCTGACCTGTGGCTTCCTGAACCCCATCGGCGGCTCCCTCGGCCAGGCCTTCGGCGTCTGCGCCAACGAGTTCTCCCCGGCCGACGGCCGTGTGGTCTCCCTGGCCTACGGCTGCGGCGGCCACTCGGAGGCCGCGGTCATGCCGAAGCCCCCGCAGCCGGCCGCGCCGGTCATCGACGAGACGCGGGTCGACCCCTTCCCCCTCCGCCCCGCCCGCGGCGCGGGCTCGGTCCCGGAGACCGGCGACGACGAAACGGCGGAACTGGGTCACTCGTAG
- a CDS encoding Uma2 family endonuclease yields MTIAPDNARQGSSHLYRTLRDFVQSMDDALPGKFEITKEGIVHDMMSPGGPHEVTAAHVSRRLERIMPDELLAHTGTPDVEDEPEGIMRHPDVMVIAWTDLDVEGSIDPHALIAAIEVVSKSNPDNDWVTKMRDYPLMGIPVYAVFDPRTGTGAVLTDIHSTPGGPRYATRKDFVYGEDVTIGDWTISTDNLPLYKDQKDQSGTQSER; encoded by the coding sequence ATGACCATCGCCCCGGACAACGCACGGCAGGGCAGCTCCCACCTGTACCGGACCCTGCGGGACTTCGTTCAGTCCATGGACGACGCCCTGCCCGGGAAGTTCGAGATCACCAAGGAAGGGATCGTTCACGACATGATGTCGCCGGGAGGGCCCCATGAGGTCACGGCGGCACACGTCAGCCGCCGTCTGGAACGGATCATGCCGGACGAGCTGCTGGCTCACACCGGTACACCCGATGTGGAAGACGAGCCAGAAGGCATCATGCGCCATCCCGACGTGATGGTGATCGCGTGGACCGACCTCGACGTCGAGGGCTCCATCGACCCTCACGCGCTCATCGCCGCCATCGAAGTGGTCTCCAAGTCCAACCCCGACAACGACTGGGTCACCAAGATGCGCGACTACCCCCTCATGGGTATCCCCGTCTACGCGGTCTTCGACCCACGCACCGGCACCGGTGCCGTCCTCACCGACATCCACTCCACCCCCGGCGGTCCGCGCTACGCGACGCGCAAGGACTTCGTCTACGGCGAGGACGTCACGATCGGCGACTGGACGATCTCCACGGACAACCTGCCGCTCTACAAGGACCAGAAGGACCAGAGCGGCACGCAATCCGAGCGTTGA
- a CDS encoding ATP-binding protein yields MNQQISTPIPNFTAQLSATPRGARLARLLATEQLRTWGFPLDPAELIVAELAANAATHGRVAGRDFRLTLYAVADTLRIEVTDTRGDRLPRTGRPDSDADSGRGLLLVEALADRWGTAPGRTPRKTVWAEVALPPRRGNPCCGPRGALSQRTTREKAPQKSDGPRPGVAIPIEGLTT; encoded by the coding sequence GTGAACCAGCAAATCTCCACCCCCATCCCGAACTTCACCGCGCAGCTGTCCGCCACGCCACGCGGAGCCCGCCTCGCCCGTCTGCTCGCCACGGAACAACTCCGCACCTGGGGCTTCCCGTTGGACCCGGCGGAGCTGATCGTCGCCGAACTGGCGGCCAACGCCGCCACACACGGCCGGGTGGCGGGACGGGATTTCCGGCTGACCCTCTACGCCGTCGCCGACACCCTCCGTATCGAGGTGACCGACACGAGGGGTGACCGGCTCCCCCGGACCGGACGACCCGATTCTGACGCCGACTCAGGGCGCGGGCTGCTCCTCGTCGAGGCGCTGGCCGACCGCTGGGGCACCGCGCCCGGGCGGACGCCGCGCAAGACGGTGTGGGCCGAGGTCGCTCTGCCACCGCGACGCGGAAACCCGTGCTGCGGTCCAAGGGGCGCTCTTTCCCAAAGGACCACGAGGGAGAAAGCACCTCAGAAAAGCGACGGCCCCCGGCCGGGAGTAGCGATCCCGATCGAGGGCCTGACCACCTAG
- a CDS encoding helix-turn-helix domain-containing protein, with translation MSEEEEPGWEVDPDDEWGVAVIATVGRQLKLRREALGMSAADFGKAVGYGEDLVYKVEGGKRIPRPEYLDKADRVLKAGGLIAAMKEDVEKVRYPKRVRALAGLEAKAVELLSYGNHNLHGLLQTEEYAWALLRTRRPVSPEDQLEQAVAARMARKAIYERSPAPELSFVLEETTLRRPVGGKMVLRKQLEHLLEVAQLRNVEIQVMPMDRWDHPGMGGRVQVLKFADGTAVGRMDDEFNGRPVDEPRQLRILELRYGIIRAEALTARESLAFIDRMLGET, from the coding sequence GTGAGCGAGGAAGAGGAGCCGGGCTGGGAGGTCGACCCGGATGACGAATGGGGAGTTGCCGTCATCGCCACGGTGGGGCGGCAGTTGAAGCTGAGGCGCGAGGCGCTGGGGATGAGCGCGGCCGACTTCGGCAAGGCCGTCGGGTACGGCGAGGACCTGGTCTACAAGGTGGAGGGCGGCAAGCGGATCCCTCGGCCCGAGTACCTGGACAAGGCCGACAGGGTCTTGAAGGCGGGCGGGTTGATCGCCGCGATGAAGGAGGACGTGGAGAAGGTCCGGTATCCGAAGAGGGTTCGGGCGCTGGCGGGGCTGGAGGCGAAGGCGGTTGAGCTGCTCTCGTACGGCAACCACAACCTGCACGGGCTGCTGCAGACCGAGGAGTACGCGTGGGCGCTGCTGCGGACGCGGCGGCCCGTATCGCCGGAGGATCAACTGGAGCAGGCGGTTGCTGCGCGTATGGCCCGGAAGGCGATCTACGAGCGCTCACCGGCCCCCGAGCTGAGCTTCGTCCTGGAAGAGACGACGCTGAGGCGCCCGGTCGGAGGCAAGATGGTGCTTCGAAAGCAGCTCGAACACCTCCTGGAGGTGGCGCAGTTGCGGAACGTCGAAATTCAGGTGATGCCGATGGACCGCTGGGACCACCCTGGAATGGGAGGACGGGTTCAGGTGCTGAAGTTCGCGGACGGCACGGCGGTTGGGCGTATGGACGACGAGTTCAACGGGCGCCCTGTAGACGAGCCGAGGCAGCTTCGGATCCTCGAACTGCGCTATGGCATCATCCGGGCCGAGGCTCTGACCGCACGGGAGTCACTGGCCTTCATCGATCGAATGCTGGGAGAAACATGA
- a CDS encoding DUF397 domain-containing protein, which translates to MIREASARDASGLVWFKSSYSDSNNPNDCVEVANTPATIHIRDSKQTDGPRLRVAPGAWTEFLGYAAGH; encoded by the coding sequence ATGATCCGCGAGGCCTCTGCCAGAGACGCATCCGGGCTGGTGTGGTTCAAGAGCAGCTACAGCGACAGCAACAACCCGAACGACTGCGTCGAGGTCGCCAATACCCCCGCCACCATCCACATCCGCGACTCCAAGCAAACCGACGGCCCCCGTCTCCGCGTCGCCCCCGGCGCCTGGACGGAGTTCCTCGGCTACGCCGCCGGGCACTGA
- a CDS encoding esterase/lipase family protein, with amino-acid sequence MADRNVSRKRSNRRRTTWAKVCAGLAGLALTVGFQGTAAASGRPAPPSPQGRILDLPLAGVGGLLHPDAPPAGADDWSCKPTREHPRPVVLLHGTFANAYENWGLMSPYLKQLGYCVFAPDYGGTPGNPIKATAHIPVSAQQIAEYVDRVLKATGARQVDLVGHSQGGGPTPRWYLRFDGGTDPAHPERNKVHSLIGLAPSNHGTTADGVGTLVTKLGLSDPVGLLVGQAVKDQLVGSEVNTTLDRDGDTQPGVDYTVIATRYDEVATPYTNQFLKAGPGATVKNITIQDICPRDLSEHVAMAYDSNAAQLVRNALDPAHAQPVDCDLTLPVLGG; translated from the coding sequence ATGGCGGATCGGAATGTCTCCCGGAAGCGGTCGAACCGGCGGCGCACCACGTGGGCCAAGGTCTGTGCGGGGCTTGCGGGCCTGGCACTGACCGTGGGGTTCCAGGGCACGGCGGCCGCATCCGGCAGACCCGCGCCTCCGTCACCACAGGGGCGGATCCTCGACCTGCCCCTGGCGGGGGTCGGCGGACTCCTCCACCCGGACGCGCCGCCGGCCGGGGCCGACGACTGGAGCTGCAAGCCCACGCGTGAGCATCCGCGCCCGGTCGTACTGCTGCACGGGACCTTCGCGAACGCCTACGAGAACTGGGGCTTGATGTCCCCGTACCTGAAGCAGCTGGGCTACTGCGTCTTCGCTCCCGACTACGGCGGGACGCCCGGCAACCCGATCAAGGCCACCGCACACATCCCGGTGTCCGCACAGCAGATCGCCGAGTACGTCGACCGCGTGCTCAAGGCCACCGGTGCCCGCCAGGTCGACCTCGTCGGGCATTCCCAGGGCGGCGGTCCCACGCCCCGCTGGTATCTGCGGTTCGATGGCGGCACGGATCCCGCGCACCCGGAGCGGAACAAGGTGCACAGCCTCATCGGCCTGGCGCCGTCCAACCACGGCACGACCGCCGACGGCGTCGGCACACTGGTCACCAAGCTGGGGCTCAGTGATCCCGTGGGCCTCCTCGTCGGCCAGGCGGTCAAGGACCAGCTGGTCGGCTCCGAAGTGAACACGACGCTGGACCGGGACGGGGACACCCAGCCCGGGGTCGACTACACCGTCATCGCCACCCGGTACGACGAGGTCGCCACCCCCTACACGAACCAGTTCCTGAAGGCGGGACCGGGTGCGACCGTCAAGAACATCACGATCCAGGACATCTGCCCTCGGGACCTCTCCGAACACGTCGCGATGGCGTACGACTCCAACGCCGCCCAACTCGTCCGCAACGCCCTCGACCCGGCCCACGCCCAGCCCGTCGACTGCGACCTGACCCTGCCCGTGCTCGGCGGCTGA
- a CDS encoding sacsin N-terminal ATP-binding-like domain-containing protein, which translates to MSKFVRPAAEGADPFGTARLRRGVLDAWATSPARFREDANAEEDLVLGGYRDRLVVELAQNAADAAARARVPGRLRLTLRDGVLVAANTGAPLDAAGVESLSTLRASAKRDTEVTQGAVGRFGVGFAAVLAVTDEPAIVGRHGGVRWSLAEARELAADTARHSPGLGDEVRRRDGHVPLLRLPFAAEGTAPDPYDTAVILPLRDTAAADLAERLLRAVDDALLLALPGLEEVVVEAGDQGPRTLRRRTDGAVTVVEDSREGTTRWRTVAAHGPLTPDLLADRPVEERLRPHWSVTWAVPEDEDGRPARPRTTAVVHAPTPSDEPLGVPALLIASFPLDTTRRHTAPGPLTDFLVQRAADAYAELLAGWRPVTEGIIDLVPGPLGKGALDGTLRQAVLERLPRTAFLPPAVQGPGGADELPEAVRPRDAEVVEGAGADTVRVLAEVLPTLLPAGLERRVELRTLGVARLPLADAIDRLAGLEKDPEWWWRLYDSLAGVDPDRLSGLPVPLADGRTTIGPRQVLLPSPDAAHIDADMLGRLGLKVAHEDAVHPLLEKLGALPATPRAVLTTPQVRAAVAASLDEEGASGGWEEDAPDAEELAGTVLGLVRDAGLEPGDEPWLGALALPDEDGELAPAGELVLPGSPFARVIREDELAAVDHDLAEKWGEQPLAACGVLANFALVRATDVVLDPDELEPREGDFAEPDDAGLLDAVDVWSEDLLDRFPDSPVPPVATELIAVRDLDLVDDERWPQALALLAQPPLRDALTQPVRILLPDGTHEVVRPYTAWWLRGHPVLDGRRPAGLLAAGGDPLLRGLYDEADATGFEDEQVLRALGVRTSVAALLDEPGGAAELLDRLADPERPVTSAQLHGLYGALAELDPEQVTLPDELRAVVDGRVEVVDAGEAVVVDSPDLLPFTSGVPLLPVRPARAAELAELFQVRRLSESVTGEVHSEGTEHEVPEPVRVLLGPRTPGTYVEHEELVVDAVEIDWRLTDDGVLHAATLEGVAAGLAWAAGQWPRRFEVAALLEDPSRTEELARDRWFD; encoded by the coding sequence GTGAGCAAGTTCGTGCGGCCGGCGGCCGAGGGCGCCGACCCTTTCGGCACCGCCCGTCTGCGCCGCGGTGTGCTCGACGCCTGGGCGACCAGCCCCGCCCGGTTCCGTGAGGACGCCAACGCCGAGGAGGACCTGGTCCTCGGCGGCTACCGGGACCGGCTCGTCGTCGAGCTGGCCCAGAACGCCGCCGACGCCGCCGCGCGGGCACGGGTGCCGGGGCGGCTGCGGCTCACCCTTCGCGACGGCGTGCTCGTGGCCGCCAACACCGGTGCCCCGCTGGACGCGGCCGGCGTCGAGTCGCTGTCCACGCTGCGGGCCTCCGCCAAGCGGGACACCGAGGTCACCCAGGGTGCCGTCGGGCGGTTCGGGGTCGGGTTCGCCGCCGTACTCGCGGTGACGGACGAGCCCGCGATCGTGGGGCGGCACGGCGGTGTGCGCTGGTCCCTCGCCGAGGCGCGGGAGCTGGCCGCCGACACCGCCCGGCACAGTCCGGGGCTGGGCGACGAGGTCCGGCGCCGGGACGGCCATGTGCCGCTGCTCCGGCTGCCGTTCGCCGCCGAGGGCACCGCGCCGGACCCGTACGACACCGCCGTGATCCTGCCGCTGCGCGACACGGCCGCCGCCGATCTCGCCGAGCGGCTGCTGCGCGCCGTCGACGACGCACTGCTCCTCGCCCTGCCGGGGCTGGAGGAGGTCGTCGTGGAGGCGGGGGACCAGGGGCCGCGCACCCTTCGCCGCCGTACCGACGGTGCCGTCACCGTCGTGGAGGACTCGCGGGAGGGGACCACGCGGTGGCGTACCGTCGCCGCGCACGGGCCGCTCACCCCCGACCTGCTCGCCGACCGGCCCGTGGAGGAGCGGCTGCGACCCCACTGGTCGGTGACCTGGGCCGTACCCGAGGACGAGGACGGGCGTCCGGCGCGGCCGCGGACCACGGCCGTCGTGCACGCGCCCACCCCGAGTGACGAACCCCTCGGTGTGCCCGCGCTGCTCATCGCCTCCTTCCCGCTCGACACCACCCGCCGGCACACGGCCCCCGGCCCGCTCACCGACTTCCTGGTGCAGCGCGCGGCCGACGCCTACGCCGAACTGCTCGCCGGCTGGCGGCCGGTGACCGAGGGGATCATCGACCTCGTGCCCGGGCCGCTCGGCAAGGGCGCGCTGGACGGGACGCTGCGCCAGGCCGTGCTGGAGCGGCTGCCGCGAACCGCCTTCCTGCCGCCCGCCGTTCAGGGGCCGGGCGGCGCGGACGAGCTGCCGGAGGCCGTCCGGCCCCGGGACGCCGAGGTCGTGGAGGGCGCCGGGGCGGACACCGTACGGGTGCTCGCCGAGGTGCTGCCCACGCTGCTGCCCGCCGGTCTTGAGCGGCGGGTCGAGCTGCGCACCCTCGGGGTCGCCCGGCTGCCGCTCGCCGACGCCATCGACCGGCTCGCCGGGCTGGAGAAGGACCCCGAGTGGTGGTGGCGGCTGTACGACAGCCTCGCCGGGGTCGACCCGGACCGGCTGTCGGGGCTGCCCGTGCCGCTCGCCGACGGCCGGACCACCATCGGGCCCCGGCAGGTGCTGCTGCCCAGCCCGGACGCCGCCCATATCGACGCGGACATGCTCGGGCGGCTCGGGCTGAAGGTCGCCCACGAGGACGCCGTGCATCCGCTGCTGGAGAAGCTGGGCGCCCTGCCCGCCACCCCGCGCGCGGTGCTCACCACCCCGCAGGTACGGGCCGCCGTCGCCGCCTCGCTGGACGAGGAGGGCGCGAGCGGGGGCTGGGAGGAGGACGCTCCGGACGCCGAAGAGCTGGCCGGCACGGTCCTCGGGCTGGTGCGGGACGCGGGCCTGGAGCCCGGTGACGAGCCCTGGCTGGGCGCCCTGGCCCTGCCCGACGAGGACGGGGAACTGGCCCCCGCGGGTGAACTGGTCCTTCCCGGCAGCCCCTTCGCCCGGGTGATCCGCGAGGACGAACTGGCCGCCGTGGACCACGACCTGGCCGAGAAGTGGGGCGAGCAGCCGCTGGCCGCCTGTGGCGTGCTCGCGAACTTCGCGCTCGTCCGCGCCACCGACGTCGTCCTCGACCCGGACGAACTGGAGCCCCGGGAGGGCGACTTCGCCGAGCCCGACGACGCCGGGCTGCTGGACGCCGTCGACGTGTGGAGCGAGGACCTCCTCGACCGCTTCCCGGACAGCCCGGTGCCGCCGGTCGCCACCGAGCTGATCGCCGTCCGCGATCTGGACCTGGTGGACGACGAGCGGTGGCCGCAGGCACTCGCGCTGCTCGCGCAGCCGCCGCTGCGGGACGCCCTCACCCAGCCCGTGCGGATCCTGCTGCCCGACGGCACCCACGAGGTCGTACGCCCTTATACGGCCTGGTGGCTGCGCGGGCACCCGGTGCTCGACGGGCGCCGGCCCGCCGGTCTCCTCGCGGCCGGCGGCGACCCGCTGCTGCGCGGTCTGTACGACGAGGCCGACGCGACCGGCTTCGAGGACGAGCAGGTGCTGCGGGCCCTGGGCGTACGGACCTCGGTGGCGGCCCTGCTGGACGAGCCCGGCGGCGCCGCCGAGCTGCTGGACCGGCTGGCCGACCCCGAGCGGCCGGTCACATCGGCCCAACTGCACGGACTGTACGGGGCGTTGGCGGAGCTGGATCCGGAGCAGGTGACCCTGCCGGACGAGCTGCGGGCCGTGGTCGATGGGCGGGTGGAGGTCGTGGACGCGGGCGAGGCCGTCGTGGTCGACTCGCCGGACCTGCTGCCCTTCACCTCGGGAGTGCCGCTGCTGCCGGTCCGTCCGGCTCGCGCGGCCGAGCTGGCGGAGCTGTTCCAGGTGCGGCGGCTCAGTGAGTCCGTCACCGGCGAGGTGCACTCCGAGGGGACCGAGCACGAGGTGCCGGAGCCGGTACGGGTGCTGCTCGGGCCGCGCACGCCCGGGACGTACGTCGAGCACGAGGAACTCGTTGTCGACGCCGTGGAGATCGACTGGCGGCTCACCGACGACGGGGTGCTGCACGCGGCCACGCTGGAGGGCGTGGCGGCGGGGCTGGCGTGGGCGGCGGGTCAGTGGCCGCGGCGCTTCGAGGTGGCGGCTCTGCTGGAGGACCCGTCACGGACGGAGGAACTGGCCCGGGACCGCTGGTTCGACTGA